TGCGAATATATTTATTAGGGATTTCAAAATGAATTCCTTAATTCGCTTTAGTTAAATAAGATATAATTAAATATAGGTCCTTAGCTCTGGAAAAGTAGTTTTTTAAAGGGCAACAATTAAgtataacaataaaataaacccCATTATAGGCTACATCGAATCCCTTAATTAAGACTCTAGGACAAATTCCACCAATGCAATATCGGATAAAATAAAGCGCGTTCACAAAGTTTTGGGGCAGTCGCCAACGGACCTTTATTTTGCACAAGCCTGTCAAATTACGTCACATCCGGCATGGCTGTTGCTCAGAGATAGGTGGGTTCCGTTGTAGTTCACGCATGCGCACTACCGTTGCGGTGGGCAAGGGCATTGAAGAGATGTGACATTTGAGTAACGTTAGCGAGAGATTCTGATgttataatattcatatttcaAAACACTCTTATCGATTCAAACATTCCTGCACAAAAGTGACTCTTCACACAAGTGTCTGTGTACAGGTACGCGTCAAACTACATTTGCTAGGAGTCAGGCTAGCTACTTTACTTGGCTAAGTTAGCCGACGCAGCTAGGTTAACTAGTTGTGATTAGCCGTGTAACCAGCTGGTTAGCTAGGCTGGCTGTTAGCTCTCGGCTCGGACgtttgtgtgtcttgtgtttctgCAAGAAATTCTCGATATAAAATCAATCTAAGCTACACTGACATCTCACTCTCATCAGTTCAGATGCAAACATTgtccagtttgtgtgtgtgtgtgtgtgtgtgtgtgtgtgtgtgtgtgtgtgtgtgtgtgtgtgtgtgtgtgtgtgtgtgagaaatgaTACTTTAAAAGCTGAGATCATTCTTTTTCTCTTTATAGATAAGCTGGATCACAGATCGCACGCTGACAGTGGATGGTAAATTAAACTTTTCCTCATCACTGATTTGTACAACTATGCCAGTTTACTGATCGTCTAATATTGTTGGGTTCCCCAGCACCCTGACCTGAATGGCTGTGTGCAGAAGGGGGGTCTCATTTTGGGTGGGTTGTATCAGGAGCCATTGTAGCAGACAACCAGTAAAGAAACAGAGCTGGCAGGTAGATACACGTCTGTTCTTTTGATTACACTGTAAAGCTATTCATGTACTTAGAAACTAACTATGTTACCTTATTTGCAGAAACTTGGTTCCCGGTTGAATGGCACCTGTAGAGTTATTAGCAGTGCATCATGGGCTTTGGCGCCCCCAAATAGCCTGAATTACCAATCTGCCAAGAAGCCAATCCTTTCTTACCCGCTCCACCATGCCTGCCAGCCGTGTAGGGTGCACAGTCTGgatgaggagtgggaggagaCCGTTagcctgtgtgtgctgtttacACCCAGGGAGAAGAATGAGCAGTGCACCCTGGTCAAGGTGCCCTTGTTTGGACAAGTCAAGTTGAGTGAGCTCCATGCGTTGGGAACCAACTGTCCCACTGACCTTTTTTTCCCCTTAACCACTGTTGACGGGAGGAGAGACGATGACATTAGCGTTACTGGAAAAGTATGGACTGAGAGCAGACCGCAGAGGGAGCAGGTCTCGTTCCGGAGTTTGTTTGAAACCGAAGGATGTCCCAGTCCGTTCGCTTTGGGCTCGCATTTCTTTAGCTTCCATTGCCCCGGGATGGAGGTTGCAGACAGCCTGAGAGTTGGACATGAAAGACAGGCCTGCACCCCGATGTCCCAGCTCTCACTCTGCAGTCACGCACAGATGGGGAGCACGCAGAGCGGATTGAGTGAGAAAAACAAGGAGAACGATGAGAAACTTGCACTCATGTACGAGAGACTCAGGATTGAGGTAACACTTCAGGAAGTGAGCCGTGCCGGCTTTCTGTATGTTTTAAACTGGGTTCGCTCTTGAGTCACTATGTGGTCACGTTGTCTTCCAGCTCCCCAAATTTTTTGTGAAGAATCACGACTACAGCATGTATTCCAGTGATTTAGAGTTTATCAATGGTCTTCTCAACACCAAGACTaggtgagatttttttttttttttttttttttttatgaattaCATTCATGACCACTTCTTTAGTATATTTATTACGTTTTGGTAGAGTAAGTGTTGCAGACAGCAGATGAAAGGCAGCGTTCTTCTCTCTACTTCCTTAGAGGCCGTTGGGCGTACCAGCTGACCCTGTCGCTGTGGCGATTGCTGTGTCTGTGTTATTATGCGGACACGCGCATGGAGGTGTTGAAGTTGACGAAGCACCCGGAGGACGGCTCCATCAAAGTGCGCTGGCGGGTCAAGGGCCTGCCCTTGTACCTTCTGCTGCTTCGCTTCTACAAGAAGGACAAGACCCAGCTTTATAGGTACAGCTGTGTACAGGGCAaggctctttgtgtgtgtgtgtgtgcagtatccCTATGAGAACTTGTTTTTTGTTGCTTTAACAGGACATATGACGCATTCTCCACCTTCTATGTGGGCTCCGACGGACTCGTACGCTGTCATAAGGTCGAAAAGGTCAGAGTGCCAATCTTTTGCTTGCAGTGATTCTGCTGGTCTTTGCCGATTGTGGTAGTCATGAGCACTAAAACATGGCCGACCTGGAAAGATGGATTCTGAGTCATTGATGGTGTTTTTTGCACCTGCAGGTGATGCAGGCCCAACCACCCGTGCTTCCCAAAGTGACGACGCTTCTGGCGGGGGCCCTGGTGGCCCTGGGTGTTCAGGAGCCCCGGCCCGCCCTCAACCTCCTACCACCACTGCTCTCCTCCGCCACACAGAGCCCAGAGTAAGGAAGGGAGCGCAGACAAGATCCTGGGTGTCCGGGCGTGGCTGTGTGTGCCGGAGAATGTTGTTACTGTCATCAGTGAGTGTGAAGAGGAAACGTCCTCGAGAAAACCTGAAAGAGAAGGCAAATTAGAACTGAAGTGAAAAGCCAACAACCAAGGATAACAACAGCTGGAAATTGAAACTATATCACTAGAAAACAGCTGTCGGGTCCACTGTCTTACCTGTCTGATGTATTTAATGGAATACTGTGCTATGCCTCAAGCCAAATCTCTGTAGCTCCGTCTGCTAATGCCTATAGGCAGCGTCTCGTGCACTGGAAACCACTACTGCAAGCTTTTTTCCCCCGCGCCCCCCATTTTCTTACATTGTGTTTACTGTGTCAGGTGATGACAAGCACACACAGCTCTAGAGAAGAAGAGTGGTGAAGTTACTGAGCTTATGTCAAGGAACAGATTCATGCTattcattcattctctctctctctctctctctcatatatatataaattcaaAATGCATTTCACGTGCATACCAGTCATTTTTCATACAGCTTCATTAATCAAATACAGTAATGTGAAGCGTGTCCTGCTGTCTGCTTCGTATACGCGAGCTGCTGCCACCCACCAGATGTACACCAGATGTACTCCACTTCCACAGTGATCCTCACGGCACTCAGCGTGTGTCTGCGGCATTTCTATCACCTCCAGTAAAAGCAGCACTCCTGTTGTAGCTGTAACCTGTTGGGACATGGACTGAAACACTGGTTCCATTTATGCTATGCTTCAATGTGTTTTGCCTTCACAAGCCATGTCTTCACCGTATGCCATAGCTTATATGGACAAATTACAGCACAGCCCAGTTATTGGATTGGTTAAAGTGAATTAGATTCCTGATTAAATGCAAAAATGGAGGTTTGGAAGGGTTGAAGCCCCAGTTTGGAGTAAAGTTGGTAACTGGTAATGAAATACACTAGTAGAGTGGCATTACATCATTGGCCTTCTCTTGAACTGAGCTGGAGCAGCCAATGGAAAGGTGTCCAGCATGCACCCAGACACAGTGTATTAAACCATGTTGTCTTTGCACAAGTATCACACCTCTGCACTACTAGCATGTAAACTGCTTTTGTTGGTGACCCATCCTGTCATTGTAGAAAAGCAAGTAAGCATgttgtggatgggtgggtggttCTTACATAAATCTGAAGCCTTGGCCTCTTATTTATCATTACTTCCCAATACAAATGGAGGCTCATTTGTTTTGCCTTTCTTTGGTGTCTGATGAGCTACCATTTTTTTTTGCTAATCATTTATACCGTTGAGATTACAAAGTGATAGTCATTTTTCTTTAACACCCAGAGGTAATAGATAGCATTTTCAGATATGTAAATTTACCAGTCGATTCACCAATCTAAATGTTTTGTGGTTCATAAAATTGAGAACGCAGATTGCATTCATAGATGGTAAAACACATACACTGAGGATACACACTTAATCTTGCTACTgtgacaaagaaaaacacaggCATAGCTCTTTTCTGTGGTTTCTGTGAGTACAACATACTGCTTGCACTTTAAGTTATTGAGGCTTATAGAACTATTGCAGTTAAACTTTCGATAATTTATGAGTGTTAGGATCCATAAAAACTTTATCATTCTGCTAAATCCTTGGTCTGTTGCTGTAATATTTATTTGCTGATGTTAACACAAATTTGGGTATGAAAGTGTGAATAAAGTGtaaacacagcattaactaCTTGGAATGTCAAATTTGATCATGATTATGATTATGAATAATAAGTGGAAAGGTACTTTGTTGAGTTTGTCTTTAGTTTTGGGTTCATGTGTGTAAAGACAGATCAAATTCAAATGATTGTGTTCACATCACATTACATTCTCCTGAACATATTAATACAGACATCATGCTATTTGTTAACCTTTAAATGTTAATTTGAAACAAGTTTCATAGAGGTTGAAATGAAATATTTAGGGCTACATTTTTATTGTAGAACAGCCACATTCACAAGCAACATTAACGTGTAGATTTTGAATTTATGAAAGAAAAGTGGTAGTCGCAAGTCCCAAGCACCGGGAGTTAAGCACAGGGAGACAGTGATGGAAAAACCACAGCAGTTTGAGGTAAATGCTCATCATAGTGGGCTGACTTAAAACCATCCATTTATCCCGCTAAAAGAAACCTGATTGGTCCTTTTTATTAAAAACCTCAGACCACTCACTGGTCATCCTGTAATGGAGAAAGTACACTTGTTTCAAGTGTGTATGGTAGCACTGAGGCTGCATTTATTGCCACTAATAAAAACAAATTACACCAATATACAGCTAATTTACAACTGAAATTACACAGGAAGCCTTGAGGATATACACAGATGCAATAAGAGTGAAACTGGATAGAAGGTAACTGGTCCCAAATACATGGTCTACCAAGAAGATTAGGAAGTGTTCACAATAAACGTTGCCTTCTGCATACGAAGTGAAGAGTGCGAGGATCAGTCACGTTCACAGAAGAATCCAGTTCCTCTATTGCCCGTTTGAGTCCCTAATGGGTCATGTGAACATCTGAATTGGTAATCGCGTGCAAAATGAATCTTTACAGTTAGGAGTCATCCGAGAAAACCTTGTGCGTGTTGGGGAAACGCTGCGAGTTGTAGTCGGGGTCTTCACTGACTTTTTTCTTTAGGTCACTCTTAACCTGAAAGGGACATACAAGGAAAGAATTTTGTTCAGAAACTTTCATATCCACTTATTCATAACTTTCATATCTTACTGTACCGCTCCAGCCCCATGTTTTTGTGGGCTGTAATGTGtgctccccccacccccacccccacccccacccccttatTTCCAGACTAAAAGTACAAAGATAAAACGAAGCTTAGTTGAAGATACTGAAAGCAAAGCACTGGTAAAACGAGCCATTTAGATCCTGCGTCACCTGATTTGTATAGGCGTCCTGAAGTTCTGGTGTTTCTAGCTCCACCTGCAGGCTGTCTGGGGTAGTGACGGGCCGCACTCCTACGGTCCTGGCAGCACGGTTCACAGCGTCGGAGAGAGAAAGGTGTGGTCCCTCACCCTGAGCAGTCTTCACGACACAGTGCAGACTATCATGAGTACGGTTCATACAGTGCACCTACGTGTGTAGTATCTTTCTATAAAACGTGGCACATCTTTCAGGATTCATTCCTACACTAAAATCCAAAAGGTTGCCAGCACCAACCTTCCTCCTCTTTGCAGGCATTCCCTGAAGGTAAGCATCCGACATGGGGGGCTGAGCCTTCATCTTCCGCTGGGACAGCATGTCGTGCCTAATGATGGGCACCCACTCctgacagaacacacacacatacacacacgcgcctcTGTCATTCGGAGTAACAGCAGACCTCCTGCGAGAGTCTCGTTGAGAAGTATGTAGTGAGAAAGTGAGGAGGGAGGGTCTCACGGGAGGGACGGCGGCTGCCCACGGCTCCGCCTGCATGCCCGACTCCTCTCCGCCTCCTGCTCGCGTCTCCCCTGACGACGACCTGTGAGGAGCGAGGTCCGCGGCAGGCTCCGCCCCGTCTCTACTGGCGCTCTCGCCAGACGATGCCAAGGCTTCTTCAGCGGTGGTGGCAGGAGCTGGAGACAAACCCTCCTCCATCTGTAGGACACAGTCATGAATCACATCAGTCCTGCATCTGTGCATCTTGCAAGgcgttaaaaaaaaatgtccatAAAACCACTGACTAGTTTCACTGAACATAATTGAACTTGATATTATTTAACATGTATTAAGAATAAGCAGGTTAGTGTTGAAACAAACATTTCAAACAGTGTTTTGTTTTATCAGACATTCTATAGTGTGATGATAATCATTTGTTGAAATATGTGAGCAGATGTATTACATGGCTTTCAACATTTTCAGTGATGGACTGCAATGTTAGAAAGCTTCCACTTGTGTTATGACCTACATGTTCGTTTAAACTCTGAAGATGTGAGCGGGTAACTTCCCACAGATATTTAATGTAGCCTTTGCAGTGAATGCCATTTAGTTATCTGTATGTCTGCTAATGAAAGATACACACTAGTAATTAGAAACGGCACATCTCATTAGAGCTCTTCTGCATATTCGTTCACCTGCACATTCTGGCCCTCTGCTGGTTGGCCGTCTTGagcctctgactcctccctctcagCAGATTCAGCCTATAATTAGAAGCAACAAATATATTTAGAAAAACAGGTATGGAGAGCTAAATTAAGAACAAGTGTTTGAATGAGTTCTGAAGGCATTCGTATGACCTGTGTGTGGACTACATAATGCTGGATCTGGTCCTCTGTAACTGGGTTGTGGTCTAGGATCACATGGAGTCTCATTGACATCATGCTGGTCAGCCAGTTTACCAGACTGGGGTTCACCTCCGCAGACATCCTCCTCTGTACGAACAAACACAGTTAGAGCGTCAGTTGCCGTCCTTCAAAGAGGAACCGGCATCAtcagagagcgagtgtgtggaCGCTGAACTAACAATGCGGTGGTTGATGACTGCAGTCAGAGCCCTCTGTTCTCCTCGTAAACAGCACAGGTTGAGAGCCAGACATTCAAACAGGCCCTGAGTGCACAGGAACAGCAAACGGGGACCGAAGGTGTGATCTGCAAAAGGAGAAATCAAGACACTCAGTGTCTATAGTGTTATGGCAAATCACTTAATAGTGGATCAGATGTGACAAAGCCTCCCCTATTTAGACTATCCTGCCTCTTACGGGACTCTTATCCTGAGTGTATTCATGCTGATCATCAAGAGAGTCGTACGTCTTCTCAACAAATAAGTACACGTACGCGTACGGTCTTATGCAAACGTGGGTGTCTTATACAAGCACGGTGCATGGCCGCATTGTGGTTTTGGCCTTTGGCGAAAGCGACTCACTTTACCGTGTGCCTGCTAAAACACAGATGGCCCATGTGTGCACTGCTGTAGGTGGAGCCGGTGGTACCTGTACAGCGGAGGACGTGTGTGGCCATGCGTGTGAACTGCTGCCTGAGGAAGGACATGTTGGTCTGGATGATGTCCACCCCCTCTCGCACCGTGACTGTGGACTGACACCCAGCCATCCAACAAAAACGTCAGGTCTCTTGTTGCGAAAACGGTTCGAAACGGTGGTACGCGAGTGTGTTGAACTTACGAAGCTCTCGGCAATATACTCCTCAAGTCCATTGATCAGGTCTTCTGCGGCAGTCTAGAGGGAAACATATATGACAAGTTATGACAATAACCGGGTCAGTTTTTGGTCCATATCTGCAATAAATAGTAGCCTGAACTAATTCTGCACTCAAGTCTGGTAATAATGGGGATGGTAAATATAATGACTTCTCGGAACAGAACAAACATGGGGACGGACGTTTACACTCCAGCGCAGTGATGGTGCGTGGCAACTCCGCGGATGTGGGTTGCTTACAGCGATGTTGGCGTCGGTAGGCTCCACACCCTGGAGATAGTGCTGGGTGAAGAAGGCTGTGAGTTCGGGCTGGATGCGAGCGAGGGGCTGGGGATTCCCGTGCAGCAACAGCACCATGTCTACCATGGAGAAGCTCTGACATACCAAAGACAACAGGTCTCCAAAGAAACCTGGCACGGAGACACAAGAGCGTGAGACCCCCGCGCAACAGCCGGGTCCCCTAACCCATGGACACGCCGTCCACACTGGACCGCTGGTTTTTATTCCAACCAAGCAGAATTACAGCCCATGTAAAGAACCACTTGTTTGCGAACCATCCAAATGGTTTACTAATAAGGATGCTTGTGACAAAAACCAAAATGCTGAAAACAATGCTGCCCTTTGTGGATAAAACTGCTCAATACTTCCCCAACAACCTTGACTGACTTAAGGCAGTGTCTTATGTGTAAGTATAATGTCTAAAGGTGAATGAAGTTTACAGTGTTCCTTAATCACAGTTcaagtaccacacacacacacacacacacacacacacacacacacacacacacactcacccacagcaTCCCCAGTTCCGGGGGTGAAGAGGTTACTGGTCTGGGACAGCCTCTGGATGAACTGGGCGATGCTCTCGCTGTTCCCCTGCCCTGCACCCAGAGAACCCATCATGGTGGACAGCACACCCTGCACAATTCCCGTGAACAGCTCTGGGCTCAAAGAGTCCCCTGTTCCACTGGGCGGGGCCTGTTGGGGGCTGACGGGCGACGCTGACGGTGCGGGTGGGGCGGCAGGGGCGGGTGGAGGCTGGTTTGGGGGAGGGAATACAGGTTCATTGGCCTGGAGAAAAAACAACATAAATTCTGTAAAAACTTGCTATTTTTAATACGTGTGGGTGAATCTATAGGAAAAACACCAACACTGACCTGGATGAAATCAGACAAGCCCTGGATGAAGGCAGGAACACCAGGCACAGTCACTGTAATGGATGGAGTGCCTCCAGAGATGCCCCCACCCACTCCAGCAGCTCCTCCCAAGAGGGACCCAAGCAGGTGGGGCAGATTCCCCTCCGGGACGCCCTCCTGAGACTGGCCTACGGAGGCTGTGCTGGTCGTACGAGTGGTCGTCTGGCCAGACGTGTTGGCCGAGGGAGGGGGAGCGGTTGCGAAGGACGGCgaggaagaagatgaagacGTGGAGAAGGAGAATGAGTGGGATGAAGAGGTAGTTGAAGTTTGGACGCCTGGGAAGGGAATAAGTCAAGTTCAGTTGACGGTCTTGATCAACATCTGACAAGAAAGCTCTGGTTCCAACGTTAGTCATCAAATGAAGAACAATAAAGGCTCAGTAGGCAGAGGTAATAGCTTGTTGGCTTGTTGTTATCTTGAATACAGTTCTGGGTTCATTTCCACTTCTTCATGACAGAAGGTGCGATATCTTTCATAATGTGAACATTGTACAGGGACTCCAAAGAAGGTGTTGGGCCAGAGATGAGGTGTGTTTTGGCTATAGAGCACGCCAGGCAGGAGTTACGCGTGGAGATCTTACCGGTGTGCATCGGCATGAGAAGCTGCCCCACCAAGCCGCTCACCATCTGAGTGAGAGGAGAAGCAGCCATGGTGTTGCCCTGGAGACAAGAACGTGCGACACAATGACAGAGGTGTCAAACtacaaataaaaacacgtaCAAATTGTGTCTAAACTAACTGAACCGAAGAGCTTCACAACGATTCACCTGCCCGGGCTGCTGGCCGCCTGTAGGGGGCACTGCCGCGCGCAGGTTGATGGTGGCTGCTCTGGTGCCAGCGGGCTGGGGCACGCGCGGGGTGAAGGAGGGTCGAGTGATGACGACCCTGGcctggggagggggcggggcagcttGGCCTTCTACGTGCTGAGCGGCAGGAGGCGGAGCACCCGGCTGGTGTGATGCTGATGCTGCCGTCGCCATGGCAGCAGCCTGCTGAGAGATCTGGTGTACGATGGCCTGCATGAACTCTGGAGGCAGGCCCGG
This Brachyhypopomus gauderio isolate BG-103 chromosome 6, BGAUD_0.2, whole genome shotgun sequence DNA region includes the following protein-coding sequences:
- the c6h6orf136 gene encoding uncharacterized protein C6orf136 homolog, with the translated sequence MAVCRRGVSFWVGCIRSHCSRQPVKKQSWQKLGSRLNGTCRVISSASWALAPPNSLNYQSAKKPILSYPLHHACQPCRVHSLDEEWEETVSLCVLFTPREKNEQCTLVKVPLFGQVKLSELHALGTNCPTDLFFPLTTVDGRRDDDISVTGKVWTESRPQREQVSFRSLFETEGCPSPFALGSHFFSFHCPGMEVADSLRVGHERQACTPMSQLSLCSHAQMGSTQSGLSEKNKENDEKLALMYERLRIELPKFFVKNHDYSMYSSDLEFINGLLNTKTRGRWAYQLTLSLWRLLCLCYYADTRMEVLKLTKHPEDGSIKVRWRVKGLPLYLLLLRFYKKDKTQLYRTYDAFSTFYVGSDGLVRCHKVEKVMQAQPPVLPKVTTLLAGALVALGVQEPRPALNLLPPLLSSATQSPE
- the bag6l gene encoding large proline-rich protein BAG6 isoform X1, encoding MEEPGAIEVTVKTLDSQSRSYTVRGEWTVKEFKEHIASSVEIPMDKQRLIYQGRVLQDERTLTEYNVDGKVIHLVERAPPQTAQSGGGGGAEASSSGGADGGSSSSHSSTSTSQGTPHDRNGNSYVMLGTFNLPVNIMDPQQIQMSVQQMMAGVGEAGRNPRVSTSTGSNGSVDVHINLDQSVHSEPRIRLQLAENLLRETQSLIHRLEGQPSAASTHQASVAPQPSSTPSSSSMQPMDTSPPPPPASSSSSASTQTEGPPHSGPNHPSPLELVEVLSEVRRVEERLRPFMERTHSILGAAASADYNNNTQEREEDQRTLNMVGESLRLLGNTLVALSDLRCNLAAQPPRHLHVVRPISHYTSPVLLQSGLPHMPIPMNIGTTVTMTSNGRQAGESQPPTSQPSGQSEVQNQAQEQPPPSNGANQQPGQGAPRVIRITHQTMEPVVMMQMNLDDSGNGPQVPVQQNGTAAGQAGTPPIHIPGLPPEFMQAIVHQISQQAAAMATAASASHQPGAPPPAAQHVEGQAAPPPPQARVVITRPSFTPRVPQPAGTRAATINLRAAVPPTGGQQPGQGNTMAASPLTQMVSGLVGQLLMPMHTGVQTSTTSSSHSFSFSTSSSSSSPSFATAPPPSANTSGQTTTRTTSTASVGQSQEGVPEGNLPHLLGSLLGGAAGVGGGISGGTPSITVTVPGVPAFIQGLSDFIQANEPVFPPPNQPPPAPAAPPAPSASPVSPQQAPPSGTGDSLSPELFTGIVQGVLSTMMGSLGAGQGNSESIAQFIQRLSQTSNLFTPGTGDAVGFFGDLLSLVCQSFSMVDMVLLLHGNPQPLARIQPELTAFFTQHYLQGVEPTDANIATAAEDLINGLEEYIAESFSTVTVREGVDIIQTNMSFLRQQFTRMATHVLRCTDHTFGPRLLFLCTQGLFECLALNLCCLRGEQRALTAVINHRIRRMSAEVNPSLVNWLTSMMSMRLHVILDHNPVTEDQIQHYVVHTQAESAEREESEAQDGQPAEGQNVQMEEGLSPAPATTAEEALASSGESASRDGAEPAADLAPHRSSSGETRAGGGEESGMQAEPWAAAVPPEWVPIIRHDMLSQRKMKAQPPMSDAYLQGMPAKRRKTAQGEGPHLSLSDAVNRAARTVGVRPVTTPDSLQVELETPELQDAYTNQVKSDLKKKVSEDPDYNSQRFPNTHKVFSDDS
- the bag6l gene encoding large proline-rich protein BAG6 isoform X2 — translated: MEEPGAIEVTVKTLDSQSRSYTVRGEWTVKEFKEHIASSVEIPMDKQRLIYQGRVLQDERTLTEYNVDGKVIHLVERAPPQTAQSGGGGGAEASSSGGADGGSSSSHSSTSTSQGTPHDRNGNSYVMLGTFNLPVNIMDPQQIQMSVQQMMAGVGEAGRNPRVSTSTGSNGSVDVHINLDQSVHSEPRIRLQLAENLLRETQSLIHRLEGQPSAASTHQASVAPQPSSTPSSSSMQPMDTSPPPPPASSSSSASTQTEGPPHSGPNHPSPLELVEVLSEVRRVEERLRPFMERTHSILGAAASADYNNNTQEREEDQRTLNMVGESLRLLGNTLVALSDLRCNLAAQPPRHLHVVRPISHYTSPVLLQSGLPHMPIPMNIGTTVTMTSNGRQAGESQPPTSQPSGQSEVQNQAQEQPPPSNGANQQPGQGAPRVIRITHQTMEPVVMMQMNLDDSGNGPQVPVQQNGTAAGQAGTPPIHIPGLPPEFMQAIVHQISQQAAAMATAASASHQPGAPPPAAQHVEGQAAPPPPQARVVITRPSFTPRVPQPAGTRAATINLRAAVPPTGGQQPGQGNTMAASPLTQMVSGLVGQLLMPMHTGVQTSTTSSSHSFSFSTSSSSSSPSFATAPPPSANTSGQTTTRTTSTASVGQSQEGVPEGNLPHLLGSLLGGAAGVGGGISGGTPSITVTVPGVPAFIQGLSDFIQPPPAPAAPPAPSASPVSPQQAPPSGTGDSLSPELFTGIVQGVLSTMMGSLGAGQGNSESIAQFIQRLSQTSNLFTPGTGDAVGFFGDLLSLVCQSFSMVDMVLLLHGNPQPLARIQPELTAFFTQHYLQGVEPTDANIATAAEDLINGLEEYIAESFSTVTVREGVDIIQTNMSFLRQQFTRMATHVLRCTDHTFGPRLLFLCTQGLFECLALNLCCLRGEQRALTAVINHRIRRMSAEVNPSLVNWLTSMMSMRLHVILDHNPVTEDQIQHYVVHTQAESAEREESEAQDGQPAEGQNVQMEEGLSPAPATTAEEALASSGESASRDGAEPAADLAPHRSSSGETRAGGGEESGMQAEPWAAAVPPEWVPIIRHDMLSQRKMKAQPPMSDAYLQGMPAKRRKTAQGEGPHLSLSDAVNRAARTVGVRPVTTPDSLQVELETPELQDAYTNQVKSDLKKKVSEDPDYNSQRFPNTHKVFSDDS